Proteins encoded within one genomic window of Thermococcus sp. 21S7:
- the xerA gene encoding site-specific tyrosine recombinase/integron integrase — protein sequence MEVPELIEEYETYLDLEGKSPNTIRMYSYYVRRYLEWGGSPNARSALRFLARLRKEGYSNRSLNLVVQALRSYFRFEGYDEEAEKLKPPKVPRSLPKALTREEVKRLLSVIPPTRKRDRLIVLLLYGAGLRVSELCNLKRRDVDLERSIIVVRGGKGAKDRVVPIPEFLTKEIRAYLETRSDDSEYLLVEERRREKDRLSTKTVWYLLKRYGVRAGVEVTPHKLRHSFATHMLENGVDIRAIQELLGHSNLSTTQIYTKVTVEHLRKAQEKARLIEGLME from the coding sequence ATGGAAGTCCCCGAGCTTATAGAGGAGTACGAAACCTACCTCGACCTTGAGGGGAAGAGCCCGAACACGATTAGGATGTACTCCTACTACGTGCGCCGGTATCTGGAGTGGGGCGGCTCCCCAAACGCCCGCTCCGCCCTCCGTTTTCTCGCGAGGCTTAGGAAGGAAGGCTACTCCAACAGGAGCCTCAACCTCGTGGTTCAGGCCCTGCGCTCCTACTTCCGTTTCGAGGGCTACGATGAGGAAGCCGAGAAGCTCAAGCCCCCAAAGGTCCCCCGGAGTCTCCCGAAAGCCCTAACGCGCGAGGAGGTTAAGAGACTCCTCTCGGTTATTCCGCCGACGAGAAAGCGCGATAGGCTCATAGTTCTCCTCCTCTATGGCGCCGGTCTGCGCGTAAGCGAGCTGTGCAACCTCAAGCGGCGCGACGTTGACCTGGAGCGCTCCATCATCGTGGTTCGGGGCGGCAAGGGTGCCAAGGACCGCGTCGTACCCATTCCAGAGTTCCTTACAAAGGAGATACGGGCATACCTCGAAACGCGCTCCGACGACAGCGAGTACCTCCTCGTCGAGGAGAGAAGGAGGGAGAAGGACAGGCTCTCCACCAAAACCGTGTGGTACCTCTTGAAGCGCTACGGCGTCAGGGCCGGCGTTGAGGTCACGCCCCACAAGCTCCGCCACAGCTTCGCGACCCACATGCTCGAAAACGGCGTCGACATAAGGGCCATCCAGGAGCTCCTCGGCCACTCGAACCTCTCAACGACGCAGATTTACACCAAGGTTACCGTCGAGCACCTCAGAAAGGCGCAGGAGAAGGCGAGGCTGATAGAGGGGCTGATGGAGTGA
- a CDS encoding ATP-binding protein — MKPDDIKRYIRLFHERDLPQVVERELKLSLNPGKATVIIGPRRSGKTYLLYSLVGDERERYVYLNFENPLLFGITGRDFPGVVDAYFDLYPENVGGEVFFLLDEIQNVPNWEIGVRYLLDEGFMVAVTGSSSRLLSREVATQLRGRGISYTLLPLSFREFLRFRGVDFKKRDLYGRKVHVIKNLLDEYLRYGAFPEVALLGDKVRILEEYLSVMITKDVVERHGIRNVALIEAIVKLLLLNYARYTSYSSIHRFLKSEFGTSKTTVLEYLRALEDSFFVFFLPKFARSEKESLRAPKKVYLVDTGLALFSKKDPARDIENAVFLELLRRKHYLNPLLNIYYYGGSGEKEVDFVVSESGKTVELIQVTLSLKDARERELSAIVRAGKNLGCENLTVVTLDEEETIEMDGRRLNVVPLWKFLLGLTPSAPLSASPSPAPF, encoded by the coding sequence ATGAAGCCGGACGACATCAAACGCTATATCCGCCTCTTCCACGAGAGGGATTTGCCGCAGGTTGTGGAGAGAGAGCTAAAGCTTTCCCTAAACCCGGGAAAGGCAACGGTGATAATCGGTCCAAGGCGCTCCGGGAAGACGTATCTCCTCTATTCCCTGGTTGGCGATGAGAGGGAACGCTACGTTTACCTGAACTTTGAGAACCCGCTCCTGTTCGGGATAACTGGACGGGACTTTCCTGGAGTTGTTGATGCGTACTTTGACCTATATCCCGAGAACGTTGGGGGCGAGGTTTTCTTCCTTCTCGACGAGATTCAGAACGTTCCCAACTGGGAAATCGGCGTAAGGTATCTGCTTGACGAGGGTTTCATGGTTGCGGTTACGGGTTCGTCCTCACGGCTGCTCTCAAGGGAGGTTGCGACCCAGCTGAGGGGACGCGGGATTTCATACACACTCCTCCCCCTCTCGTTTCGGGAGTTCCTCCGATTCAGGGGGGTGGACTTTAAAAAGCGCGACCTCTACGGCAGAAAGGTGCACGTGATAAAAAATCTTCTGGATGAGTACTTAAGATACGGCGCCTTCCCCGAGGTGGCCCTGCTCGGCGATAAGGTCAGAATACTTGAAGAGTACCTCTCCGTGATGATAACGAAGGACGTCGTAGAGAGGCACGGGATAAGGAACGTGGCCCTGATTGAGGCCATTGTCAAGCTTCTGCTTTTGAACTACGCAAGATACACCTCGTACAGCTCAATCCACCGCTTCCTCAAGTCCGAGTTTGGAACATCAAAAACGACGGTCCTCGAATACCTCAGAGCACTTGAAGACTCCTTCTTCGTCTTCTTCCTTCCGAAGTTTGCCCGCTCCGAAAAAGAGTCCCTCAGAGCCCCCAAGAAGGTTTATCTCGTCGATACCGGCCTGGCCCTCTTCTCAAAGAAGGACCCCGCAAGGGATATTGAAAACGCCGTGTTCCTTGAGCTTCTCAGAAGGAAGCACTATCTGAACCCGCTTCTCAACATTTACTACTACGGTGGTTCCGGCGAGAAGGAGGTTGATTTCGTCGTCTCGGAGTCGGGAAAGACTGTGGAACTGATTCAGGTGACCTTAAGCCTCAAGGATGCACGGGAGCGGGAGTTGTCTGCCATCGTTAGAGCCGGCAAAAATCTCGGCTGCGAGAATCTCACGGTTGTGACACTCGATGAAGAGGAAACCATTGAAATGGACGGCCGCAGACTAAACGTTGTTCCGCTCTGGAAGTTCCTGCTCGGGCTCACTCCATCAGCCCCTCTATCAGCCTCGCCTTCTCCTGCGCCTTTCTGA
- the pfkC gene encoding ADP-specific phosphofructokinase, translating to MGLLDEARKLSIYTAYNTNVDAITFLNGEIVEGLIDEFGAEAVRKRMDDYPREINEPLDFVARLVHALKTGKPMAVPLVNEELHTWFDSHFKYDVERMGGQAGIIANLLANLDFGRVIVYTPHLARKQAEMFVNKPNLLYPVIEDGKLAFKHPREAYREGDPIKVNRIFEFRAGTRFRLGNETIRVPFSGRFIVSARFESIRIYTEPELKRFLPEIGLQVDGAILSGYQGIKLRYSDGKDANHYLREAKKDILLLKREKDVKVHLEFASIQSRELRKKVIYNLFPLVDSVGMDEAEIAHVLNALGYSRLAERIFTYNRIEDTVLGGKILVDEMNLEVLQIHTIYYIMYITHADNPLSEDELRSSLELATTLAAARASLGDIKSPGDVKVGTRVPYNEYGEFVKLRFEEAKRRLRTREYKVVIIPTRLVRNPVSTVGLGDTISAGAFTSYLAMLKKKGEL from the coding sequence ATGGGGCTCTTGGATGAGGCGAGGAAGCTCTCAATCTACACCGCGTACAACACGAACGTCGATGCGATAACCTTCCTGAACGGGGAGATAGTGGAGGGGCTCATAGATGAGTTCGGTGCCGAAGCGGTTCGAAAAAGGATGGACGACTATCCGAGGGAGATAAACGAGCCCCTGGACTTCGTCGCGAGACTGGTTCATGCCCTCAAGACGGGCAAACCTATGGCGGTCCCCCTCGTCAACGAGGAACTTCACACGTGGTTCGACTCCCACTTCAAATACGACGTTGAGAGGATGGGCGGTCAGGCCGGAATCATAGCCAACCTCCTGGCGAACCTGGACTTCGGGCGGGTGATAGTCTACACCCCCCACCTCGCGAGAAAGCAGGCCGAGATGTTCGTTAATAAACCCAACCTTCTCTATCCTGTCATCGAGGACGGGAAATTGGCCTTCAAACACCCCCGCGAGGCATACAGGGAAGGCGACCCGATAAAGGTGAACCGCATCTTCGAGTTCCGCGCTGGGACAAGGTTCAGGCTGGGAAACGAGACTATACGGGTTCCCTTCTCGGGCAGGTTCATCGTCTCGGCCCGCTTCGAAAGCATAAGGATTTACACCGAGCCGGAGCTGAAGCGGTTCTTACCTGAGATTGGCCTCCAGGTTGACGGGGCAATCCTCTCCGGTTACCAGGGGATAAAGCTCCGCTATTCTGATGGGAAGGACGCGAACCACTACCTCAGGGAGGCCAAAAAGGACATACTCCTGCTCAAGCGTGAGAAGGACGTTAAGGTTCACCTGGAGTTTGCCTCGATACAGAGCAGAGAACTCAGGAAGAAGGTCATCTACAACCTCTTCCCGCTCGTTGACAGCGTGGGAATGGACGAGGCGGAGATAGCCCACGTCCTCAACGCCCTCGGCTACTCCAGGCTCGCGGAGAGAATATTTACCTACAACCGCATAGAGGACACCGTCCTGGGCGGCAAAATCCTCGTTGATGAGATGAACCTTGAGGTTCTTCAGATACACACGATTTACTACATCATGTACATTACCCACGCTGACAACCCGCTGAGCGAGGACGAGCTGAGGAGCAGCCTTGAGCTCGCAACAACCCTCGCGGCAGCGAGGGCATCGCTGGGGGACATAAAAAGCCCGGGGGACGTGAAAGTCGGCACGAGGGTTCCATACAACGAGTACGGCGAGTTCGTGAAGCTCCGCTTCGAGGAGGCCAAGAGGCGCCTGAGAACCAGGGAGTACAAGGTCGTCATAATCCCGACGAGGCTCGTCAGGAACCCTGTCTCAACGGTGGGCCTGGGCGACACAATCTCCGCCGGAGCATTCACGAGCTACCTTGCGATGTTGAAGAAGAAGGGGGAGCTTTGA
- a CDS encoding aspartate/glutamate racemase family protein: MYGWRGRLGLIVPSSNTTMEMELHSALPEGVSLHTARVPLKNVTEEELVKMNAMAVESARLLRDAGVELILYGCTSGSFIGGKDYEKEIEAKIEEEVNVPVVSTSTAVVEALKMLDARDVLVITPYTDEINEREKEFLEANEFTVLDIRGLGIEDNTQIGKLEPHEAYRLAKASFMDEADAIFISCTNLRTFEIIEPLEEDFGIPVVTSNQASLWLALREMDVMERIPWLGKLLTEF, encoded by the coding sequence ATGTACGGATGGAGAGGCAGGCTCGGTCTTATCGTTCCATCATCGAACACTACCATGGAGATGGAGCTTCACTCGGCGCTCCCGGAGGGGGTCTCCCTTCATACTGCGAGGGTTCCATTGAAGAACGTCACCGAGGAAGAACTGGTCAAGATGAACGCCATGGCCGTTGAGAGCGCCAGACTTCTGCGCGACGCGGGCGTTGAGCTTATCCTCTACGGCTGCACGAGCGGCTCCTTCATCGGGGGGAAGGACTACGAAAAGGAGATTGAGGCGAAGATCGAGGAGGAGGTAAACGTCCCAGTGGTCAGCACCAGCACGGCCGTTGTCGAGGCCCTCAAGATGCTTGACGCGAGGGACGTCCTCGTGATAACCCCCTACACCGACGAGATAAATGAACGTGAAAAAGAGTTCCTGGAGGCGAACGAGTTCACAGTGCTCGACATAAGGGGGCTTGGAATAGAGGACAACACCCAGATTGGAAAGCTCGAACCCCACGAGGCCTACCGCCTAGCCAAGGCGAGCTTCATGGACGAGGCAGATGCGATTTTCATCAGCTGCACCAACCTCAGAACCTTTGAGATAATCGAGCCCCTTGAGGAAGACTTTGGGATTCCGGTCGTTACGAGCAACCAGGCCTCACTGTGGCTTGCTCTGAGAGAGATGGACGTCATGGAACGAATTCCCTGGCTTGGAAAGCTCCTCACGGAGTTCTGA